Proteins found in one Nostoc sp. NIES-3756 genomic segment:
- a CDS encoding DUF1963 domain-containing protein: MALLIRESNQMSLHQLTKMGGKPLAPSNTQWGSCSVCGGWMQFIGQIDLEETAIKEVSKRKQLLLIFMCTNNPGLCDEWNADLGGNAAILVSKTNLTSLEAPCDKEEFLLEETLLSLDQCDDSAETYCQILNQSQNQVCGKIGGEPLWIQADETPICSCGARMRFVFQLEYSAEIQFGDAGSGYGFICLVCQQRAKFLWQCC; encoded by the coding sequence ATGGCTTTATTAATACGCGAATCTAATCAAATGTCCCTTCATCAGTTGACAAAGATGGGTGGGAAACCCCTTGCGCCTTCAAATACTCAATGGGGGAGTTGTAGCGTATGTGGTGGGTGGATGCAGTTCATTGGTCAAATTGACTTAGAAGAAACAGCAATAAAAGAGGTTAGTAAACGCAAACAGTTACTGCTCATATTTATGTGTACTAATAATCCTGGACTGTGTGATGAGTGGAACGCTGATTTAGGAGGCAATGCAGCGATATTGGTTTCTAAAACTAACCTGACAAGTCTTGAAGCACCTTGTGACAAAGAAGAATTTCTGTTAGAAGAAACATTATTAAGTTTGGATCAGTGTGATGATTCGGCTGAGACTTATTGTCAAATTTTAAACCAATCTCAAAACCAAGTATGCGGCAAAATTGGTGGTGAACCATTGTGGATTCAAGCGGATGAAACTCCTATCTGTAGTTGTGGAGCTAGGATGAGGTTTGTATTTCAGTTGGAATACAGCGCCGAAATTCAGTTTGGGGATGCGGGTTCTGGATATGGCTTTATTTGTTTAGTATGTCAACAACGGGCAAAGTTTCTTTGGCAATGTTGCTAA
- a CDS encoding M48 family metallopeptidase — protein sequence MNFFEHQDKARQNTQQLLGLFALSIVVMILAIYITTLFLLRLAPRIWWEPQIFLCIAGGTIIAIAIGSLYKIFCLREGGRVIAQELGGRYLVADMANPQEKQLLNIVEEMAIASGIPVPEVYILDAEMSINAFAAGFTLNDAVIGVTRGTLLSLNRDELQGVIGHEFSHIINGDMRLNLRLVGLLHGILFIYLTGELLWHLRGTESREEKGPPLWAFGLALMLIGWIGLICGRIIKAAVSRQREFLADACAVQFTRNPDGIASVFEKLQRLDSRLISPRAEASSHMFFGNPLNPSFWEAMLSTHPPLSERIHRVRGLNTRNLAAPPSVRRSSTSDSLAMGFAGANPTITPEQVVNQVGSVAPEHFAHAQALLSQLPESLRLGVREQHSAMAIALALGLEIENAQVQERQLAWLREVQPSEIVEQTLSFKNEISPLDPSLRLPLIDLVVPALRKFSPKECHRLCKCIQGLIVATGSFSLWHFILQLVLWHRLQPLIDPTATIKVEFTSIEEIWSDSITVLSAIARVGQSKPDDIAYAFRSGVFRLPGAGKQEKADTLVTCNFSEVKKSIERLRLASPKLKQAIVDACAHTVLLDNQVTNSEADLLRAIAMTLDCPIPPFLDSQRRVIKAKS from the coding sequence ATGAATTTCTTTGAACATCAAGACAAGGCACGCCAAAACACGCAGCAACTACTGGGGTTATTTGCCTTATCTATCGTGGTGATGATTTTAGCAATTTATATTACGACGCTGTTTCTGTTACGTTTGGCTCCTCGTATTTGGTGGGAACCGCAAATATTTTTGTGTATTGCTGGTGGGACAATTATTGCGATCGCCATTGGTAGTCTATATAAAATATTCTGCCTGCGTGAAGGTGGGCGAGTTATTGCCCAAGAGTTGGGGGGGCGCTATCTTGTAGCCGACATGGCTAATCCCCAAGAAAAACAACTATTAAATATTGTCGAAGAAATGGCGATCGCTTCTGGTATTCCTGTGCCAGAAGTTTATATCCTTGATGCCGAAATGAGCATTAATGCTTTCGCTGCCGGGTTTACACTGAATGATGCTGTAATTGGTGTTACCCGTGGCACATTACTGTCCCTCAACCGAGATGAGCTACAAGGAGTCATTGGTCACGAATTTAGCCACATTATCAACGGCGATATGCGGCTAAATTTGCGTTTGGTGGGGCTATTACACGGCATTTTATTTATCTACTTAACTGGAGAACTGTTATGGCACTTGCGTGGTACTGAGTCCCGCGAAGAAAAAGGGCCACCTCTGTGGGCTTTTGGTTTAGCACTGATGTTAATTGGTTGGATTGGCTTAATCTGCGGTCGCATCATCAAAGCTGCCGTTTCCCGTCAACGGGAGTTTTTAGCCGATGCTTGCGCCGTCCAGTTCACCCGTAACCCTGATGGCATTGCTAGTGTCTTTGAAAAACTCCAACGTCTGGACTCACGCCTAATTTCCCCCCGCGCGGAAGCTTCCAGTCATATGTTTTTCGGCAATCCCCTCAACCCTTCCTTCTGGGAAGCTATGCTTTCCACTCACCCACCCCTCAGCGAACGCATCCATCGCGTCCGGGGTTTGAACACCCGCAATTTAGCCGCACCTCCATCTGTCCGTCGTTCCTCCACATCAGATTCCCTCGCAATGGGTTTTGCTGGCGCTAATCCTACAATCACCCCAGAACAGGTAGTCAACCAAGTAGGGAGCGTTGCCCCAGAGCATTTTGCTCATGCTCAAGCCTTGTTATCCCAGTTACCAGAATCCTTGCGTTTGGGTGTGAGGGAACAACACAGTGCAATGGCGATCGCTTTGGCCTTAGGCTTAGAGATAGAAAATGCTCAAGTACAAGAACGCCAACTTGCTTGGTTGCGTGAAGTCCAACCAAGCGAGATTGTAGAACAAACTCTGTCATTTAAGAACGAAATCAGTCCATTAGACCCAAGCTTACGCCTACCACTAATAGATTTAGTCGTACCAGCACTACGCAAATTTTCTCCTAAAGAGTGCCACAGACTTTGCAAATGTATCCAAGGTTTAATCGTCGCCACTGGTAGCTTTTCTCTGTGGCACTTTATCTTGCAACTAGTCCTATGGCATCGCCTGCAACCTCTTATAGATCCCACAGCAACAATCAAAGTAGAATTTACGTCTATAGAGGAAATTTGGTCAGATAGCATCACCGTACTATCGGCAATTGCCCGTGTAGGACAATCCAAACCTGATGACATTGCTTATGCCTTTCGTTCTGGAGTATTTCGCCTACCTGGAGCCGGAAAGCAAGAAAAAGCAGATACATTAGTAACTTGTAATTTCTCAGAAGTGAAAAAAAGTATCGAACGTCTTCGCCTCGCCTCTCCTAAACTCAAACAAGCGATCGTTGATGCCTGCGCTCACACAGTTCTATTAGACAATCAAGTTACTAATTCGGAAGCAGATTTGTTAAGAGCGATCGCCATGACCTTAGACTGTCCCATCCCACCGTTTTTAGATTCTCAACGTCGCGTTATCAAAGCAAAATCCTAA
- a CDS encoding bestrophin family protein: protein MTFERQRWFQIALQFRGSVIGTIYKRVLCCGLFGMFITLLYQLKVPVSQPILGSVIPSIVLGLLLVFRTNTAYERFWEGRKCWGSIVNNTRNLARQIWVSVEEVSPKDREDKIAVLNLLVAFAVATKLHLRGEPINSELEDLISTSRYFKLKSMNNPPLEVAFWIGDYLQQQYNRNCLNSYQLTSIQELLNNLVDNLGGCERILRTPMPLAYAIHLKQLLLLYCFLLPFQMVESLGWWTGVIVGLVSFTLFGIEAIGLEIENPFGYDANDLPLDAICQTMKRNIDDLTSLSPNVRSQDLGETSNVSV, encoded by the coding sequence ATTTAGAGGTTCAGTTATTGGCACAATCTATAAGCGCGTTCTTTGCTGTGGCTTATTTGGCATGTTTATAACTTTACTTTATCAATTAAAAGTTCCTGTATCTCAACCTATTTTGGGGAGTGTTATTCCTAGTATAGTTTTAGGTTTATTGCTAGTTTTTCGGACGAATACAGCTTATGAGCGTTTCTGGGAAGGAAGAAAATGTTGGGGTTCTATAGTTAATAATACACGTAATCTAGCTAGACAAATTTGGGTATCGGTGGAGGAAGTATCACCAAAGGATAGAGAAGATAAAATAGCAGTTTTAAATTTATTAGTAGCCTTTGCTGTGGCTACCAAGTTACATTTGCGAGGAGAACCTATCAACAGTGAATTAGAGGATTTAATCTCAACTTCCCGATATTTCAAACTTAAAAGTATGAATAATCCTCCTCTAGAAGTCGCCTTTTGGATTGGAGATTATCTACAACAGCAATATAACCGCAATTGCTTAAACAGCTATCAGTTAACATCCATCCAAGAATTATTAAACAATTTAGTAGATAATTTAGGTGGTTGTGAACGGATTCTCAGAACGCCGATGCCTTTAGCTTATGCTATTCACCTCAAGCAATTATTATTATTGTATTGCTTTCTTCTTCCTTTTCAAATGGTAGAGAGTTTAGGTTGGTGGACAGGTGTAATTGTAGGGTTAGTGAGTTTCACTTTGTTTGGTATCGAAGCTATTGGTTTAGAAATAGAAAATCCCTTTGGTTACGATGCTAATGATTTACCATTAGATGCCATCTGTCAAACAATGAAGCGTAATATTGACGATTTAACTAGTTTATCTCCTAATGTGCGCTCTCAAGACTTGGGTGAAACATCAAATGTTAGTGTATAG
- a CDS encoding DUF1350 family protein produces the protein MDWKEIRGNWALIPRNPVGIIHFLGGAFVATAPHLTYRWLLEQLGNKGYVVIATPFVNTLDHIAIAKSVLLNFERTLERLYDSGALRKLYLPTYGIGHSMGCKLHLLIGSLFPVERAGNILISFNNYAAKDAIPLVEQLNNTLAIEFTPSPQETNKLVQEGYNVRRNLLIKFNNDNLDQSAALTKILQGRFPEMVTIQTLPGTHTTPLGQDVKWQTGSSFTPLDALGQWFKQEVYRDLNQLNRAILLWLNPLSPP, from the coding sequence ATGGATTGGAAAGAAATTAGAGGTAACTGGGCGCTGATTCCCCGCAATCCAGTGGGTATCATACATTTTCTTGGTGGTGCATTTGTCGCCACTGCACCCCATCTAACTTACCGTTGGTTGCTAGAACAGTTAGGCAATAAGGGGTATGTGGTTATTGCCACGCCCTTTGTTAATACCCTGGATCATATTGCGATCGCCAAATCTGTACTCTTAAACTTTGAGCGGACACTAGAAAGATTGTATGATTCTGGTGCATTACGCAAGCTTTACTTGCCCACTTATGGCATTGGGCATAGTATGGGCTGTAAGCTGCATTTACTTATTGGCAGTCTTTTTCCTGTAGAACGGGCAGGTAATATCTTAATTTCCTTTAATAACTACGCAGCTAAAGATGCTATTCCCTTAGTAGAACAGTTAAACAATACTTTAGCGATCGAATTTACGCCTTCACCCCAAGAAACAAACAAGCTGGTACAAGAAGGCTACAACGTCCGCCGCAACTTATTAATTAAATTTAATAACGATAATCTTGACCAATCAGCAGCCTTAACCAAAATCTTACAAGGACGCTTTCCAGAAATGGTCACAATCCAGACCTTACCAGGAACGCACACTACACCCTTAGGTCAGGATGTCAAATGGCAAACGGGGTCATCATTCACTCCCCTTGATGCTTTAGGGCAGTGGTTCAAGCAAGAAGTCTATCGTGATCTAAATCAGCTAAATCGTGCCATACTTTTGTGGTTAAATCCTCTTTCACCGCCATAA
- a CDS encoding STAS domain-containing protein, with translation MNQQVQVIKLSGIINTGNSQELRENITHILNSDTKIVLVDCQDVTFMDSSALGALVLAFKTLRAAGTKLVLCSINEQVRILFELTGMDKVFEIFKSQDEFNQVILAKN, from the coding sequence ATGAATCAGCAAGTACAAGTTATTAAACTCAGTGGCATTATCAATACAGGAAATTCACAAGAATTACGAGAAAATATTACTCATATTCTGAATAGTGATACAAAAATTGTTTTGGTTGACTGTCAGGATGTCACTTTTATGGATAGCTCTGCCTTGGGCGCTTTAGTATTAGCTTTTAAAACTTTGAGGGCAGCAGGAACAAAACTAGTCTTATGTTCAATTAATGAGCAAGTAAGAATATTGTTTGAATTAACTGGTATGGATAAAGTATTTGAAATTTTTAAGAGTCAAGATGAGTTTAATCAAGTAATCCTTGCTAAAAATTAA
- a CDS encoding RNA-guided endonuclease InsQ/TnpB family protein, with the protein MLVVEFKAKGKTTQYKAVDEAIRTAQFVRNKSICFWMDNRGVGQKDLYRLSKQLREQFPFVKALNSSACQAAIERAYSSIARFYDNCKKSIRGKKGYPKFKKNCRSVEYKTSGWKLSTTRKQITFTDKKSIGKLKLKGTWDLNFYQLEQIKRVRLIRRADGYYVQFLISVQAKVEMPPTGKTIGLDVGIKDFYTDSNGHSEPNPRFYRTGSKRLKLYQRRVSRKQKGSANRKCAINHLGRLHLKISRQREEHAKRLARCVIQSHDLVAYEDLRIKNLVKNHCLAQSINDVGWYQFRKWLEYFGVKFGRLTIAVNPAYTSQTCSDCGAVVKKSLSTRTHVCECGFVVDRDWNAAINILKAALGTTGHVGTWILDPNASGDSTSTHAGEILCEQVGSMNEESLQV; encoded by the coding sequence ATGCTTGTCGTCGAATTTAAAGCCAAAGGAAAAACAACTCAATACAAGGCTGTTGATGAGGCGATTAGAACCGCTCAATTTGTTCGCAACAAGAGTATCTGCTTTTGGATGGATAATCGTGGTGTCGGACAAAAGGATCTATACCGCCTCAGCAAACAACTTCGAGAACAGTTTCCCTTTGTCAAAGCTTTAAATTCTAGTGCTTGCCAAGCTGCGATTGAAAGAGCATATAGTTCCATAGCTCGATTCTATGACAACTGTAAAAAATCTATTCGTGGTAAAAAGGGATATCCCAAGTTCAAGAAAAATTGCCGCTCAGTAGAATATAAAACCTCTGGATGGAAATTATCCACAACTAGGAAGCAAATCACTTTCACAGATAAAAAAAGTATTGGCAAGCTTAAACTTAAGGGGACTTGGGACTTAAACTTCTACCAACTAGAACAGATCAAACGGGTGAGGTTAATACGTCGGGCTGATGGCTATTATGTTCAGTTTTTAATTAGTGTCCAAGCCAAAGTAGAAATGCCGCCTACGGGTAAAACCATTGGTTTGGATGTAGGAATTAAAGATTTCTACACCGACAGCAATGGTCATAGCGAGCCTAACCCTAGATTTTATCGTACAGGCTCCAAACGCTTAAAGTTATATCAACGTCGGGTTTCTCGCAAACAAAAAGGCTCTGCCAACCGTAAGTGCGCCATTAATCATTTAGGGCGATTACACCTCAAAATAAGTAGGCAACGTGAAGAACACGCCAAGAGACTGGCGCGTTGCGTTATCCAATCTCACGATTTGGTCGCTTATGAAGATTTGAGGATTAAGAACTTAGTGAAAAACCACTGTCTTGCCCAGTCGATTAATGATGTTGGTTGGTATCAATTCAGAAAATGGTTAGAGTATTTTGGGGTAAAGTTTGGTAGGTTAACGATTGCAGTTAATCCTGCCTATACTTCACAAACATGTTCTGACTGTGGTGCGGTGGTGAAAAAATCTCTCTCAACTAGAACCCATGTATGTGAATGTGGATTTGTTGTGGATAGAGACTGGAACGCCGCCATCAATATTCTGAAAGCAGCCTTGGGTACTACGGGTCACGTAGGAACCTGGATCTTAGATCCGAACGCTTCAGGAGATTCGACCTCTACTCATGCAGGAGAAATCCTGTGTGAGCAAGTTGGGTCTATGAATGAAGAATCACTGCAAGTTTAG
- a CDS encoding PP2C family protein-serine/threonine phosphatase, with product MFQILIIDDDLSIQILLKRILQKQGYEIFTASNGEEGITQAIACRPALIICDWIMPGLNGLEVCHRIKTDPELSTTFFILLTSLDSVADRVQGLDAGADDFITKPIEQNELKARVRAGLRLHQLSQDLRTQKLRLEEELAEAAEYMRSLLPEPIDKPINITSRFLPSRQLGGDCFDYYWLDEDCLAMYLLDTAGHGLKAALPSISVLNLLRSRALKNLNYYQPSEVLKSLNETFQMNYQNDKYFTIWYGVYDRIQRRITYASAGHPPAILISGSSPTNTEIQILRTPGMPVGMFPEAQYVDACCHVEKLSSLYIFSDGAYEITKIDGKLWSLDAFIQILASVHYHEDFQLERVLNCITAVNSKDTFEDDLSILLVKFD from the coding sequence ATGTTTCAAATCCTTATTATTGATGATGATTTATCAATTCAAATATTACTAAAGAGAATTTTACAAAAACAGGGTTATGAAATATTTACAGCTAGTAATGGTGAAGAAGGAATTACTCAAGCAATAGCTTGTCGTCCGGCACTAATTATTTGTGATTGGATCATGCCGGGGTTAAATGGTCTGGAGGTATGTCATCGCATTAAAACAGACCCAGAATTATCCACTACATTTTTTATTTTATTAACCTCTTTAGATTCTGTCGCCGATCGCGTCCAAGGGCTAGATGCTGGTGCTGATGATTTTATCACCAAACCGATTGAGCAAAATGAGTTGAAAGCAAGGGTGAGAGCCGGATTAAGACTACATCAATTGAGTCAGGATTTGCGCACTCAAAAGCTGCGCCTGGAAGAAGAACTAGCCGAAGCGGCAGAATATATGCGATCGCTTCTACCAGAACCAATAGATAAACCCATCAACATCACCTCAAGATTTCTTCCCTCACGCCAACTCGGCGGCGATTGTTTTGATTATTATTGGCTTGATGAAGATTGCTTGGCTATGTATCTTCTAGATACAGCCGGACATGGATTAAAAGCTGCTCTTCCCTCAATTTCTGTTTTAAATTTGCTGCGTTCTCGCGCCTTAAAAAATCTTAATTACTACCAACCTAGTGAAGTTCTGAAAAGTTTAAATGAAACCTTTCAAATGAATTATCAAAATGATAAATACTTTACTATTTGGTATGGAGTTTATGACCGCATTCAGCGACGAATCACCTATGCTAGTGCAGGACATCCCCCAGCAATCTTGATATCTGGTTCATCACCAACTAATACAGAAATACAAATTTTAAGAACTCCTGGAATGCCAGTAGGTATGTTTCCAGAAGCTCAATATGTTGATGCTTGTTGTCATGTGGAAAAATTGAGTAGTCTGTATATCTTTAGTGATGGTGCTTATGAAATCACTAAAATAGATGGTAAACTTTGGAGTTTGGATGCTTTTATTCAGATACTTGCTAGTGTGCATTATCATGAAGATTTTCAGCTAGAGCGGGTATTGAATTGCATCACTGCTGTGAACTCCAAAGATACCTTTGAGGATGATTTATCTATCTTACTAGTTAAATTTGATTAA